One segment of Vagococcus martis DNA contains the following:
- a CDS encoding PaaI family thioesterase: MNALDYLDIKIKDVSKEKVTLTMVVDGKHLQPFGLMHGGMNAVLIETATSIGANESIDTTKQVAVGLDIQVNHLKSAVKGDTLTVVAIPDHIGKTTQVWQAEITNQKQQKISVGRCTLMVKRIN, from the coding sequence ATGAATGCTTTAGATTATTTAGACATTAAAATCAAAGACGTTTCAAAAGAAAAGGTCACCTTAACTATGGTAGTTGATGGGAAACACCTACAACCTTTTGGCTTAATGCACGGTGGGATGAATGCTGTTTTGATTGAAACAGCAACAAGTATTGGAGCAAATGAGTCAATAGATACGACCAAGCAAGTTGCTGTGGGACTTGATATTCAAGTCAATCACCTTAAGAGTGCCGTCAAAGGTGATACGTTAACGGTTGTAGCCATCCCTGATCATATCGGAAAAACAACACAAGTTTGGCAAGCTGAAATCACCAATCAAAAACAACAAAAAATCAGCGTGGGAAGATGCACGCTGATGGTAAAAAGGATAAATTAA
- a CDS encoding AAA family ATPase, translating into MYIKQLYYEGIEEGDFPYNLPFIKDINNLLFTKPITFITGENGVGKSTFLEAIAELLGLNLEGGSKNNHFITRETHSDLAKSCRLIRYASYAKDYYFYRAESFYNLTTDLDDLGVSSNLFDRSLHSFSRGQSIKALVQERFFGHGIYLFDEPETGLSLQSQLELMVMINDLVKADSQFIICTHSPILLMFPEANIIEMTEEGAKNISLEESQIIEQWDMVFNRKNHFFHQLFDS; encoded by the coding sequence ATGTACATTAAACAATTATACTATGAGGGAATAGAAGAAGGAGATTTTCCTTACAACTTACCATTTATTAAAGATATAAATAATTTATTATTTACTAAACCAATCACGTTTATTACAGGAGAAAATGGCGTTGGAAAATCAACTTTTCTTGAAGCTATCGCTGAGTTACTAGGATTAAATTTAGAAGGAGGCTCAAAAAATAATCACTTTATTACTCGAGAAACACATTCTGATTTGGCAAAAAGTTGTCGATTGATACGCTATGCTTCTTATGCTAAAGATTATTATTTTTATCGGGCCGAATCGTTTTATAATTTAACCACTGATTTAGATGATTTAGGAGTATCAAGTAATTTGTTTGACAGGTCGTTGCACTCTTTTTCTCGAGGGCAATCGATTAAGGCACTTGTTCAAGAACGTTTCTTTGGTCATGGCATTTATTTGTTTGATGAGCCCGAGACAGGACTGTCACTACAATCACAATTAGAGTTAATGGTGATGATAAACGATTTAGTGAAAGCTGACTCTCAATTTATTATATGTACGCATTCTCCCATACTATTGATGTTTCCCGAAGCAAACATTATAGAGATGACAGAAGAGGGCGCCAAAAACATATCACTAGAAGAATCGCAAATAATCGAACAATGGGACATGGTATTTAACAGAAAGAACCACTTTTTTCATCAATTATTTGATTCTTAA
- a CDS encoding DUF4767 domain-containing protein, giving the protein MTKRLRSFIVLGLALVVMTACGNSDTFDQSMQKTKEAIIEKKFEQAEGFVEMALESKPKDDEAKNYQTQLKHYNKALEYKEAKDKEKALSELDSVIKIKKGSNKLVEYAKKEKEEIEATKTSESKETDKKEESSNKKEETDNSLWNDAKKDSLRGFMSQFSNKMGQNYKEYNQSNSVDLYGLKVPGDIFNGTWTMAINNQPVQVEWSETGEGSAPYQLVAVYSDADTQPYLQKHVYFFIIENGQPKVYVTQQNQGNNENYLHFSETQNPDIKAGFSQIVGGDVAKSTKSTSTSYENNKLLAAKVLIKTASLSESRVNELLNSTTTYSLYPNKSL; this is encoded by the coding sequence ATGACTAAACGATTAAGAAGTTTTATAGTATTAGGTTTGGCTTTGGTCGTGATGACAGCATGTGGGAATAGTGACACGTTTGATCAATCAATGCAAAAAACCAAAGAAGCCATTATAGAGAAAAAATTTGAACAAGCTGAAGGGTTTGTTGAGATGGCTTTAGAAAGTAAACCAAAAGATGATGAAGCTAAAAATTATCAAACACAGCTAAAGCACTACAATAAAGCTTTAGAATACAAGGAAGCAAAAGATAAGGAAAAGGCACTATCTGAACTAGACTCAGTTATTAAAATTAAAAAAGGATCAAATAAATTAGTTGAATATGCTAAAAAAGAGAAAGAAGAAATAGAAGCAACAAAGACATCTGAATCAAAAGAAACAGATAAAAAAGAAGAAAGTTCTAATAAGAAAGAAGAAACTGACAATTCTTTATGGAATGATGCCAAAAAAGATAGTTTGCGAGGATTTATGTCGCAATTTAGTAATAAAATGGGGCAAAACTACAAAGAATATAACCAATCAAATAGTGTTGACTTATATGGTTTAAAGGTTCCTGGTGATATTTTCAACGGGACATGGACAATGGCAATCAATAATCAACCAGTACAAGTAGAGTGGTCAGAAACAGGTGAGGGAAGTGCACCTTATCAGCTAGTAGCTGTTTATTCAGATGCTGATACACAACCTTATTTACAAAAACATGTATACTTCTTTATCATAGAAAACGGTCAGCCAAAAGTATATGTAACACAACAAAATCAAGGTAACAATGAAAACTATCTACATTTTAGTGAAACACAAAACCCTGATATTAAGGCTGGTTTTAGTCAGATTGTAGGAGGAGATGTAGCAAAGTCAACTAAATCAACATCAACAAGTTATGAAAACAATAAATTATTAGCAGCAAAAGTATTGATAAAAACGGCTAGTTTAAGTGAATCTAGAGTGAATGAATTATTAAATTCAACCACAACTTACAGTTTATATCCAAATAAATCTTTATAA
- a CDS encoding Dps family protein, translating to MTLEETKRTLNQLVADLSQFSVVIHQTHWCMRGPEFLSLHPLMDEYMDEINDQLDVISERLITLGGSPYSTLQEFIDNTGIKDEKGTYDKPIPERLKTLVAGYNYLIGVYEKGIEVSEKEGDLGTQDIFISFKTDLEKKVWMLQATLNKAPGL from the coding sequence ATGACATTAGAAGAAACTAAACGTACATTGAATCAGTTAGTAGCAGATTTAAGTCAGTTTTCAGTTGTGATCCACCAGACACATTGGTGCATGAGAGGTCCTGAATTTTTATCTTTGCATCCTTTAATGGATGAGTATATGGATGAAATCAACGATCAATTAGATGTAATTTCCGAGCGTCTCATCACTTTAGGTGGTTCTCCATACTCTACATTACAAGAATTTATTGATAACACTGGTATTAAAGATGAAAAAGGAACTTATGACAAACCTATTCCAGAAAGACTTAAAACACTAGTTGCAGGATACAACTATTTAATTGGTGTTTACGAAAAAGGTATTGAAGTAAGTGAAAAAGAAGGCGATTTAGGAACACAAGATATTTTCATCTCTTTCAAAACAGACCTTGAGAAAAAAGTTTGGATGCTACAAGCGACACTTAATAAAGCTCCTGGACTTTAA
- a CDS encoding GNAT family N-acetyltransferase, which yields MTKIELAMINEEDLLDIWEISYGPKADLEWMKYNGPYFNDPIMNWEEFSSGFGKSLINDPLSKAILFNNKIVGLVTAYWEDGELKQWLDIGILIYDSSLWGKGIGSVALYQWIVHLFNLFSYLPHIGFTTWSGNEGMQKIGEKCNMEKEAVIRKVRYLNGVYYDSIKYGILREELLG from the coding sequence ATGACAAAAATTGAATTAGCTATGATTAATGAAGAAGATTTACTTGATATTTGGGAAATAAGTTATGGGCCAAAAGCAGATTTAGAATGGATGAAGTATAATGGTCCATATTTTAATGACCCTATTATGAATTGGGAAGAATTTTCTTCTGGATTTGGAAAAAGTTTGATTAATGATCCTTTAAGTAAAGCGATACTTTTTAACAATAAGATTGTTGGATTAGTGACTGCTTATTGGGAAGATGGAGAGTTGAAGCAATGGTTGGATATAGGGATTTTAATATATGATTCATCTTTATGGGGGAAAGGGATAGGTAGTGTCGCTCTATACCAATGGATAGTCCATTTATTTAATTTATTCTCTTATTTACCACATATAGGTTTTACTACTTGGTCTGGAAATGAAGGGATGCAAAAGATTGGCGAAAAGTGTAATATGGAAAAAGAAGCAGTAATAAGAAAAGTCAGGTACTTAAACGGAGTATACTACGATTCAATTAAGTATGGAATTTTAAGAGAAGAGTTACTTGGATAA
- a CDS encoding trans-sulfuration enzyme family protein has product MEFDSLVVQGIPAVENEKGSVVPPIHLATTYVQESLSSFQEFGYGRGENPTRFNLEALVSQLEGVKHGFAFSSGMAATTTVFNLFKQGDKVLLNCDLYGGTYRYADKLFTQQGIDFELVDDVNDLTDADLTPNVKAIFIETPSNPLLRVIDIQKLSDLAHRYDCLVIIDNTFMTPYLQRLFELGADIVVYSATKYLSGHSDIIAGLVTVDDDDLAAEIKLLQSTLGNILSPTDSYHLIQGIKTLTVRMDKQEENTKKIIEFLEKHPRIANVYYPGSSSAVEAQIQKKQASGIGAVFSIELVPEASPEKFVDALDIINLAVSLGGVESLICHPASMTHDYYSSELRAKIGISEGLLRLAIGIENADDLIKDLEQALDKAV; this is encoded by the coding sequence ATGGAATTTGATTCATTGGTTGTTCAAGGTATACCAGCAGTTGAAAATGAAAAAGGATCCGTTGTCCCACCAATTCATTTGGCAACAACGTATGTACAAGAGTCATTATCAAGTTTCCAAGAATTTGGATACGGGCGAGGGGAAAATCCCACTCGATTTAATTTAGAAGCTTTAGTGAGCCAACTAGAAGGAGTGAAACATGGTTTTGCTTTTTCATCAGGTATGGCAGCAACGACAACTGTGTTTAATTTATTTAAACAAGGAGATAAAGTATTATTAAATTGTGATTTATATGGTGGAACTTATCGTTATGCAGATAAATTATTTACTCAACAAGGAATAGATTTTGAGTTAGTAGATGATGTTAATGACTTAACGGATGCAGATTTAACGCCTAATGTGAAAGCGATATTTATCGAAACACCATCAAATCCACTACTTCGAGTTATTGATATTCAAAAATTGAGTGATTTGGCTCATAGATATGATTGTTTGGTTATCATTGATAACACGTTTATGACACCGTATCTTCAACGATTATTTGAGTTAGGGGCTGATATTGTCGTGTATTCAGCAACAAAATATTTAAGTGGGCATTCAGACATTATTGCAGGGCTTGTGACAGTAGATGATGATGATTTGGCAGCTGAGATAAAGTTGTTACAGAGTACATTAGGAAATATTTTAAGCCCAACTGATTCATATCATTTGATTCAAGGGATTAAAACATTAACAGTCCGCATGGATAAACAAGAGGAAAACACAAAGAAAATCATTGAGTTTCTTGAAAAACATCCTAGAATAGCAAACGTCTATTATCCTGGTTCATCATCAGCCGTTGAAGCCCAGATTCAGAAAAAACAAGCTTCAGGTATAGGAGCGGTATTTTCAATCGAACTAGTGCCAGAAGCAAGTCCAGAAAAATTCGTTGATGCATTGGATATTATTAATTTAGCAGTTAGTTTAGGTGGAGTAGAGAGTTTAATTTGTCACCCAGCTAGTATGACTCATGATTATTATAGTTCAGAATTACGTGCAAAAATCGGTATATCAGAAGGCCTACTTAGATTAGCCATAGGAATTGAAAACGCGGATGATTTAATTAAAGATTTAGAGCAAGCTTTAGATAAAGCAGTTTAA
- a CDS encoding stage II sporulation protein M → MESTPTLTSTPNKLVKVMQYIINNGLKVPFSMLVLALIPVPYLYFFNTFLSAMLGGIVVGAVLSYSISTGLNLIIASIPHIIIELAAFCIWASSLYYLNLWIRNKLHKRAINTTFWFELKRCVLHYIRYVLPLIIIAACLETFLTDKILTLLN, encoded by the coding sequence ATAGAATCTACCCCTACGTTAACAAGTACGCCAAATAAATTAGTTAAAGTAATGCAATACATCATCAATAACGGATTAAAAGTGCCCTTCTCTATGCTTGTACTTGCTCTAATCCCTGTTCCATATCTTTATTTCTTTAATACCTTTTTATCAGCGATGTTAGGTGGCATTGTTGTTGGTGCTGTTTTGTCATACTCAATCAGTACAGGATTAAATCTAATCATTGCTTCAATCCCTCATATTATTATAGAGCTAGCTGCCTTTTGTATTTGGGCATCAAGCTTGTATTACCTAAACCTCTGGATAAGAAATAAATTACACAAAAGGGCAATTAATACGACTTTCTGGTTTGAACTAAAACGTTGTGTCCTGCACTATATCAGATATGTCCTACCTTTAATTATTATAGCAGCCTGTTTAGAAACCTTTTTAACTGATAAAATATTGACTTTACTTAACTAG